In a single window of the Streptococcus ilei genome:
- a CDS encoding glycosyltransferase family 4 protein, whose amino-acid sequence MRIGLFTDTYFPQVSGVATSIRTLKTELEKLGHTVFIFTTTDKDVNRYEDWQIIRIPSIPFFAFKDRRIAYRGFTKALAIAKQYKLDMIHTQTEFSLGLLGVWIAKELRIPVIHTYHTQYEDYVRYIAKGMVIRPSMVKYIVRGYMNDLDGVICPSEIVYDLLLKYKVKAEKRIIPTGIELAKFERPEITQVETQALRKKLGIQEGETMLLSLSRVSYEKNIQAVIAALPEVLEENAHIKLIVAGDGPYLGDLKKQVQNLGIEQAVIFTGMIPPNETALYYKAADFFISASTSETQGLTYLESIASGTPLIAQKNPYLDNVINDRMFGILYDQEEDLAAAILEATIATPEKDEAKWEEKLYEISSTNFGRRVYEFYLDAIISKDFYNERHPEESRTKRVTKSIVKIPQKVIAMPVNGSVRIMKGSFKQVKKIRHITKLLD is encoded by the coding sequence ATGCGTATTGGATTATTTACAGATACTTATTTTCCGCAGGTATCGGGGGTTGCGACCAGTATTCGAACCCTTAAAACAGAATTGGAGAAGTTGGGACATACTGTTTTTATCTTTACGACGACGGATAAGGATGTCAACCGCTATGAGGACTGGCAAATTATCCGCATTCCAAGTATCCCTTTCTTTGCTTTTAAGGATCGGCGGATTGCTTATCGCGGCTTTACCAAGGCTTTGGCCATTGCCAAACAATACAAACTGGATATGATCCATACACAGACAGAGTTTTCTTTAGGACTACTCGGGGTTTGGATTGCTAAGGAGCTTCGAATCCCAGTGATTCATACCTATCATACCCAGTATGAAGATTACGTGCGTTATATTGCTAAGGGGATGGTTATCCGACCAAGTATGGTCAAATACATCGTCCGTGGGTATATGAATGACTTGGATGGGGTGATCTGTCCGAGTGAGATTGTCTATGACCTCTTGCTAAAATACAAGGTCAAGGCTGAGAAACGGATTATTCCAACAGGAATTGAGTTGGCAAAGTTTGAACGACCTGAAATCACGCAAGTAGAAACGCAAGCCCTTCGTAAAAAATTAGGAATTCAAGAGGGTGAAACCATGCTCTTGAGCTTGTCACGGGTTTCTTATGAAAAAAATATCCAAGCGGTCATTGCTGCCCTGCCTGAAGTCTTAGAAGAAAATGCGCATATTAAATTGATTGTGGCAGGAGATGGGCCTTATTTAGGGGATTTGAAAAAACAGGTGCAAAATTTAGGCATCGAACAGGCTGTGATCTTCACAGGGATGATTCCACCGAACGAAACAGCCCTTTACTATAAGGCGGCAGATTTCTTCATTTCTGCTTCAACGAGTGAGACGCAAGGTCTTACTTATCTGGAGAGCATCGCTAGTGGGACCCCCTTAATTGCTCAGAAAAATCCTTATTTAGATAATGTGATCAATGATCGGATGTTCGGAATCTTGTATGATCAGGAAGAAGATTTGGCTGCAGCTATTCTAGAAGCTACTATAGCCACCCCAGAGAAGGATGAGGCTAAGTGGGAGGAGAAGCTGTATGAAATTTCTTCTACAAACTTTGGTCGCAGGGTCTATGAGTTCTATCTAGACGCCATTATTTCGAAAGATTTTTATAATGAGCGTCATCCTGAGGAAAGTCGTACCAAACGGGTAACCAAGTCCATTGTGAAAATTCCACAAAAGGTCATCGCTATGCCAGTGAATGGGTCTGTGCGAATCATGAAGGGATCTTTTAAACAGGTCAAGAAAATTCGTCATATCACCAAGTTGTTGGATTAG
- a CDS encoding glycosyltransferase family 4 protein: MKVLLYLEGKSVLQKSGIGRALQHQMHALDLAGIPYTTDILGDYDVVHINTYGPRSLLLLHAAKRRGKKVIMHGHSTREDFQNSFIGSNLFAPLFGKYLAHMYKKADFIITPSEYSKQLIQSYGVKTPIVAVSNGIDLSKYKKDPKKEEFFRKHFNIQEGEKVVLCAGLYFRRKGIEDFVEVARRMPDVRFIWLGSINKWLIPRAIRRLVEKDHPSNVEFPGYFKGAVFQGAMTGADAFFFPSYEETEGIVVLEALAGHQHVVLRDIPVYHGWVDQESAELCHSVDEFVDSLEKVLSGQVDKRDAGDQVAQSRSIDLVADQLVKAYQQVLEM; encoded by the coding sequence ATGAAAGTTTTACTGTATCTTGAAGGAAAATCCGTTTTACAAAAATCAGGGATTGGCCGTGCCCTCCAACATCAGATGCATGCCTTGGATTTGGCTGGGATTCCCTATACGACAGATATTTTAGGAGATTATGATGTGGTCCATATTAATACCTATGGTCCTCGGAGTTTGTTACTCTTACATGCTGCCAAACGTCGGGGGAAAAAGGTCATTATGCATGGGCATTCCACACGGGAAGATTTCCAAAATTCCTTTATCGGATCCAATTTGTTTGCTCCCTTATTTGGCAAATATTTGGCTCATATGTATAAAAAAGCCGATTTTATTATTACCCCTTCAGAGTATTCGAAACAACTGATTCAGTCCTACGGGGTCAAGACTCCAATTGTCGCTGTTTCTAATGGGATTGATTTGTCTAAATATAAAAAAGATCCCAAAAAAGAAGAGTTTTTTCGGAAGCACTTTAATATCCAAGAAGGAGAGAAGGTCGTTTTATGTGCGGGTCTCTACTTTAGACGAAAAGGGATTGAAGACTTTGTAGAAGTGGCTCGTCGGATGCCAGATGTCCGCTTTATTTGGTTGGGGTCGATTAATAAATGGTTGATTCCTCGGGCTATTCGTCGTCTGGTCGAGAAAGATCATCCGAGCAATGTTGAATTCCCTGGCTATTTTAAGGGAGCTGTATTCCAAGGGGCCATGACAGGTGCGGATGCCTTCTTCTTCCCGTCTTACGAGGAAACGGAAGGAATTGTTGTCCTAGAGGCCTTAGCGGGTCACCAGCATGTCGTTCTCCGGGATATTCCAGTTTATCATGGTTGGGTGGACCAAGAGTCAGCAGAATTGTGTCATTCAGTGGATGAGTTTGTGGACTCTCTTGAAAAAGTCTTGTCTGGTCAAGTGGATAAGCGAGATGCGGGAGACCAGGTCGCTCAAAGCCGCTCAATTGATTTGGTAGCCGATCAACTAGTCAAAGCTTATCAGCAGGTATTGGAGATGTAA
- the ccpA gene encoding catabolite control protein A: MNTDDTVTIYDVAREAGVSMATVSRVVNGNKNVKENTRKKVLEVIERLDYRPNAVARGLASKKTTTVGVVIPNITNSYFSTLAKGIDDIAEMYKYNIVLANSDEDDDKEVSVVNTLFSKQVDGIIFMGYHLTEKIRSEFSRSRTPVVLAGTVDVEHQLPSVNIDYKQATVDAVTLLAKRNKKIAFVSGPLVDDINGKIRLAGYKDALKAKKLSYSEGLVFESKYRYEEGYNLAERIIASKATAAFVTGDELAAGLLNGLADQGVNVPEDFELITSDDSQITRYTRPNLSTVGQPLYDLGAISMRMLTKIMHKEELEEREVLLAHTINHRGTTKK; the protein is encoded by the coding sequence TAACCATTTACGACGTTGCCCGAGAGGCGGGTGTCTCAATGGCGACTGTTAGCCGTGTCGTGAACGGAAATAAGAACGTTAAGGAAAATACTCGTAAAAAAGTATTGGAAGTCATTGAACGTTTGGACTATCGTCCGAATGCAGTAGCTCGTGGACTTGCGAGTAAGAAAACCACAACGGTAGGTGTTGTGATTCCAAATATTACCAATAGTTATTTCTCTACTCTGGCAAAGGGGATCGATGACATTGCTGAAATGTACAAGTACAACATCGTCCTTGCCAACAGCGATGAAGACGATGATAAAGAAGTTTCTGTTGTCAATACTCTTTTCTCAAAACAGGTCGATGGGATTATCTTCATGGGTTATCACTTGACAGAAAAGATTCGTTCAGAATTCTCTCGTTCTCGGACACCGGTGGTCCTTGCTGGGACAGTTGATGTCGAACATCAATTGCCAAGTGTCAATATCGATTACAAGCAAGCGACAGTAGACGCGGTTACACTATTGGCTAAACGAAATAAAAAGATTGCTTTTGTAAGTGGACCATTAGTAGATGATATCAACGGTAAGATTCGCTTGGCTGGCTACAAAGATGCTTTGAAAGCAAAAAAATTGTCTTACAGTGAAGGCTTGGTCTTTGAGTCTAAGTACCGCTATGAAGAAGGCTATAACTTGGCTGAACGCATCATTGCATCTAAAGCAACAGCAGCCTTTGTAACTGGGGATGAATTGGCAGCAGGTTTGCTTAATGGTCTAGCTGATCAAGGTGTGAACGTACCGGAAGATTTTGAGTTGATTACCAGTGATGATTCACAAATTACACGCTACACTCGTCCAAATCTTTCAACTGTTGGCCAACCACTTTATGATTTGGGGGCTATCAGTATGCGGATGCTGACAAAAATTATGCATAAGGAAGAATTGGAAGAAAGAGAAGTTCTTCTTGCCCATACCATCAATCATCGTGGGACTACGAAGAAGTAA